The sequence AGCTGCAAAACGTCGTCGAGCGGGCCGTGCTGTTGGGCAAGAGCGACAAGGTCGGCGTCGAAGACCTGCCGCTGAACCTCGCCGCCGCGGCCCCGATCTCGGCCTCCGCCGCCGCCGGACGCTCACTGAAGCAAGCTCTCGAAGCCCCCGAGCGGCAGATCATCCTCGAAGTGCTCGAGAGCAACAACTGGAACCGCCACGCCACGGCCGAAACCCTGGGGATCAACCGCACCACGCTCTACAAGAAGATGAAGCGCCTCGGTCTGGAAGATGGGCACGGGGATGCGACAACCCGCCGCGTTATATCAGGCCTCGGCCCCGCGCCGAGCGGCGCAATCTAGCGCATCCCAGTGTACTCCCCACGCCCCGTCGTGAGGAAGCGGAATCACAGCGCGGCGCGATGACGACACTCGCGCGCTCAGAGCTATCCGTCTTCCTCCGCAGACACTATAATGGCCGTTGAGGAAATTCTATGACGAGCCGACGCTACACGGTATTCTTAGAAGCACAATCGGATGGCGGATATCACGCCGCATGGCCGGCCCTGCCAGGTTGCCACTCGGAAGGCGACACGCTCGACGAAGCGACCGCCAACATTCGCGAGGCGATCGAGGTCTACGTCGAAAGCATGTTCGCTCACAACGAAGCGCCACCTATCGAAGACGTGGTTTGACGGTTGACGAGTTTGTGGCGCGCCTTTGAACTCAGCGTCCGCGGTGCGCCGATTGAACGGACTGAAGCATCTCGAGGAATCGCCCGCAATCTCGGAAATCGGGTAAGATGAATTGCGCGCCGTGCGCTCTTAGTTTCCGCGAATGATCTCCGTTTGCGACCGCAATGAAGGGGATGCCGAGCCGCCGGCTTGCTTGCAAGTCCCACAAGCCGTCCCCGACATAGATGACCGATTCAAATTCCTCTCTTCCGCAACGTTCGAGCGCACGTGCATGAGCGATCGACATGATCTGTTCGCGCTGCGTCGAATCGTCGGCCGAGGAAAATGCAATTGTTTCAACGTTGAAGCCGGCCATGCGAAGTTTGAGTTGCGCCGATCGCGCCCATCCCCCTGTGGCCAAAGCGACGGCCAGATCGTCTCTCGCCGACAGCGCTGAGAGCATGCTCAAAGCGCCGGGGATTGGCGAGCACGAAATCCGATTCGCGCAAAGAGCCTGATGCAGCAGCTCTACGAATCGATCCCGGATCCGCTCCACGTCGCCACGAATCGGCATGCGGCCAAAGTGCGACACAATGATCTCCGTGGCGATGCCGGAGTCCGTTACGTGTTGATACCGCGACCAGTCGCGATCGATCTGCGGCAGGTTCAGCACTTCCGCTACCGCCTGAGCATAGCAATCCGCGTCGACATCGTCGGATTGCGTCAGCGTGCCATCGATATCGAACATGACGAGATGCATAGCAAG comes from Pirellulales bacterium and encodes:
- a CDS encoding type II toxin-antitoxin system HicB family antitoxin, whose translation is MTSRRYTVFLEAQSDGGYHAAWPALPGCHSEGDTLDEATANIREAIEVYVESMFAHNEAPPIEDVV
- a CDS encoding HAD family hydrolase, translating into MFDIDGTLTQSDDVDADCYAQAVAEVLNLPQIDRDWSRYQHVTDSGIATEIIVSHFGRMPIRGDVERIRDRFVELLHQALCANRISCSPIPGALSMLSALSARDDLAVALATGGWARSAQLKLRMAGFNVETIAFSSADDSTQREQIMSIAHARALERCGREEFESVIYVGDGLWDLQASRRLGIPFIAVANGDHSRKLRAHGAQFILPDFRDCGRFLEMLQSVQSAHRGR